The Acidobacteriota bacterium genomic sequence CGGCGGGCGTGTCCTCCAGGACGATCCCCCGCGCGTCCAGCTCGTCGCGAATGCGATCCGCGGTGCCGAAATCCCGCTGCCGCCGCGCGGTGCGACGCTGCTCGATGAGCCGCTCGATCTCGGCCACGTCAACCGGCGGAGCGGCCTCCTCCCGGCGCCGGAGCGCGATGACCCCCAGCACGTCGTCGAAGCGGTCGAAGGCCTCACGCACGGCCCGCGCATCGTCCGCGCCCAGCTCGCCCGCATCGATCGCCGTGTTGACGTCGCGGACCAGCTCGAACATGGCACCGATGGCGCCGGGCGTGTTGAGGTCGTCGGCGATGCGGGCCCGGAACGTCTCGCGCGCCGTCTCGACCCGCTCGCGGATCGCTGCCCGGCCCGCCGGGGAGGACGCGGGCGCGCCGGCGGCCGTCTCGGTCACCGACTCCAATCGCCCCAGACAGTCCATCAGCCGCCGCAACGCCTCCTCGGCCTGCGCCAGGCTGTCCCAGCCGAAACGGAGCTGCTTGCGATAGTGGGTCGACAGCAGCACGTAGCGCAGCGCCGACGCCCGGTGGCCGCGCTCGAGGACGTCCTGCACGTTGAGCACGTTGCCGAGTGACTTCGACATCTTCACGTCGCTGCCGAGCAGCAGGTGCTCGACGTGCACCCAGAAGCGGGCGAACTGCTCCCCCGTCGAACCCTCCGACTGCGCGATCTCGTTCTCGTGGTGGGGAAAGATCAGGTCGACGCCGCCGGCGTGGATGTCGATGGGAGACCCGTCGAGCAGGCGCAGCGCCATCGCGGAGCACTCGATGTGCCAGCCCGGGCGTCCGGGGCCGACGCCGTAGTCCCAGGTCGGCTCGTCCGGTCCGGTCGCCTTCCACAGGACGAAGTCGCGGGCCGCGTCCTTGGCGTACTCGTCGCTGTCGATCCGCGCGCCGTCCTGCATGCCGGCGTGATCGAGCCGCGCGAGCTTGCCGTAGCCGGGCAACGTGGAGATCCGGAAGTAGACCGATCCGTCGCTGCGGTAGGCGTGCCCCCGCGCCTCGAGCGCCGCGATGGTCTCGACCATCGACCGCAGGTTCTCTTCGTCGGTCGCCCGCGGCGACTCCTCCGCCGGCTCGATGCCGAGCGCGTCGGCGTCCTCGCGAAACGCCGCGATGTAGCGGTCGGTGTACTCCCGCAACGGGACCCCGGCCTTGCGGGCGCCGGCAATCGTCTTGTCGTCCACGTCCGTGAAGTTGACGACCTGCCGCATGCCGTGGCCGCCCACGTGCCGCAGCGCGCGGCGCAGCACGTCGAGACAGACGAAGGTGCGGAAGTTGCCGATGTGCCCGCGCGCGTAGACGG encodes the following:
- a CDS encoding cysteine--tRNA ligase; this encodes MRLYNTLTRRTEDFAPLRDDTVRMYACGLTVYARGHIGNFRTFVCLDVLRRALRHVGGHGMRQVVNFTDVDDKTIAGARKAGVPLREYTDRYIAAFREDADALGIEPAEESPRATDEENLRSMVETIAALEARGHAYRSDGSVYFRISTLPGYGKLARLDHAGMQDGARIDSDEYAKDAARDFVLWKATGPDEPTWDYGVGPGRPGWHIECSAMALRLLDGSPIDIHAGGVDLIFPHHENEIAQSEGSTGEQFARFWVHVEHLLLGSDVKMSKSLGNVLNVQDVLERGHRASALRYVLLSTHYRKQLRFGWDSLAQAEEALRRLMDCLGRLESVTETAAGAPASSPAGRAAIRERVETARETFRARIADDLNTPGAIGAMFELVRDVNTAIDAGELGADDARAVREAFDRFDDVLGVIALRRREEAAPPVDVAEIERLIEQRRTARRQRDFGTADRIRDELDARGIVLEDTPAGTRWKRK